A stretch of DNA from Babesia bovis T2Bo chromosome 2, whole genome shotgun sequence:
ACAACTTCTTCGTATGGCTCTAGGTTGCGCTTCATGATCGGGTTTGTGAATGTGCTTTTGCTTGGCACATCTCCCATGAGCAGTGATACTATTACAGCCATTTTTGTGGTTGCCAGTTTAAATCCAAAAGCTGCATTATCGGACTGCGGTGCTTTTCTGAGTGCTTGCATAAGTTTATTATGTGCTTCCGAGTATTCCAGCTGTACTGCCAGTATATTCCCACAGTAGTACAAATATCTTGCATATTGTGTGCTTGCGCTAAGTGATTCTGGGAATGTCGTTTTCATTAACAGTGTTGCTGCTGACGAGTAGAGTTTGTGGTGTACTAGGTTCCTAACAACGCAGTTGAAGGTTACGGCTTCTGTCATAGGTTCGTGATGTAGACATGCTTTTCTGTAGACGTTCATGAGGAAGGTCCTAGTTTGGTTGAACCTTCCTCCCAGTTCGAATGCTCTGGCGTAGTAGAAGTAGACCTTTGCTGCCAGGTGATCCATGATTTTGCTTTTAAACTCCAGGACATACTTGGCCAGGTGTTCAGCGAATTGCATTGCCTCTTCAAATTTCTTTAAGTCAATTAGATATATCAACGCTAGCGTGAGCATTAGTATTTTCGTTTCCCCTAGGTTAGAGTTTTTAGCTAGGAACTCTTCTACACCTAACATGGGTGCGACTGGGTAAGGTACTTTAACTCCTTCTTGCTTgtcatcttcttcagtTCCGATATCTGGTAGGTATTCCAATGCCATAGCAGATACTGGGCAGTTATTATTTCCTGATATGTATATGGCGATAGATTGCTTGAGTATCGGGAGTGTTGTTGCATCATGTTTTTTGAGCATTGACCTTAATGTCTTAATATGATGTATGAGTCTGACCATGAAGCGTCCATCTACTTTTGCTACAGCGGCCTCTATCAGCGCCGTGCAATGTTGCAGTAGCTCTCGGAACGCATCACCAGATATGTTGGTTGTTGTTGAGGCCGGCGCCtcatttattttattttccttttccaccattatatattatataaaattaaaatgtaTTTACCTACTGCTTTATGGCGGTATTGGCAGGCGATTTGGCCGCCCGGGTTCCGCGTGACCGCTCACGTGAACTTTGGCGGTTCCTTGTGTGTTGAAATCGCTGATGATGAGGATATTTTTACAGATCGCAAATGGGAGGAAGCTTATTTAGAAGTTCGTGGCAATGCTTTGTTTATGTTTGATTCGGAGGTGTGTAGCAATTCTGTTTCCATGTCTCCTAACTCAGCTTGGATTTTGGAGCATGCTCATTTTGTTGTACAATCTGTATCTTCTGTTATGACACTTCCTCGTGCATCGGATGGCAAACGTTTTTCTTCTGGTGTGATCCTTTACGTTTTAGAGTCCATAGGTAGTTACACACACTTGATGattttatttgttacaGATTCTCGTGATGCTTTATTAGCTATTTACTTTGCTCATTCTGATGCTGCTGAGCGTTGCTTATCGCAATTACGTCTTTCCAGTTTGACATATGTGCGTTCTCTTATAGGCGGTCCCGTTGATGGTTTATATGCTGGCGATATTGCGCATACTATAGAGTCTCTTCGTTATTCTCGTGATGCGTTACATCATCAGAAGGACATTCTTCGTCTTGACAACACTTTACTACAATCGCAATATACTACAAATAAGCAGGCATTTTCGGAATCCGTTGCTATGCAGCTCCATGAGAATGCTGCATTACGTTCAGAACTTGAGCGTTGTATAGATCGCATATCGCATTTGGAATCTGTTGCTCAGACTCGTGATGAGACAATTAAGGGTCTGAGGGAGTCTAATGAACAACTATCGTCATTGGCACTTCGTTTGGAATCGCAGGTTGAGAATGCACGTTCTGGTCGTGCAGCCCCTTTGTATTCTTATGTTGACAGCTCTGTTACGGGATACGATCAGCATGGTGCTGACATTGAGTCGCTAAGGTCTGAGGTTGCATCATTACGTCGTGAGAACGCTCGTGTTACTAATGAGTACCACCAATACAAGAATATTGTTAACCGTGAATACGATCGTTTTGAGGAGTTTCTTTATCACGGTTCTATCTATGAGATGCTAATGCATTGGATATCGTGCAATGATTTGAAGGTATGATATATTTCGTGTGACGTATTGTTTATAGGTTGAGTACTATGAGACTTGTCATCTTATGGATCCCGGCGAACACGAATCGTTTTGCCAGAAGTAAGTTTATTGATTCATTATCTTAGTTTCTCTAGGATTCAAGTGGCTCAGGAGGAGTTGCGCACGTCGATTACTTTAGCTCGTGCATCTTATATAAATTGCAGGACCCATTTATTTAATGAATTGTTACAATCCTTGAATGGTGGGAAGTTAGAGTTTTGTCGTTCAAAGCGTTTACTTACACTGGTGAGTACAGTACTATAGCATTGCCATTTTATCACAGGCATTGGAGCGTTTGGATTGGATCTTCCAACCAGAATCAAGTCACTTTGACGCTCATGAGCCCATGTGGATGAGTAAGACTACATTCCAACACCTTTTGGAGACTTTGCTGTATAAAACATCGGAGTACGTTTGGTACAACAAGCTTTCTTACGTTGCTGCTTTGAAGCCAGTGCTTACCAATGACGCTGCTTCTGAGTCTATGATGGTAACATTGAAGCGTCAGTTGCACGATTCGCTTACTCAGAACGAATCTCTAAAGCAGCAGTTGGCATCTTTGCGTAAGCTAACCGGTACCAAGGGTCATTGGAAGCGCATGTGGGAGCGTGCAGTTGCCtaatatgttgtttaatGATATTTGAGTTATATAGTACAGTGTATGCCAATTGGTTTGAGTTTCCTGGGCTCACGTAATATGGCACTGACAGTAGTTCATCCTATATACATGACGTACAGTAATGACCCTATATAAATCTTAGtactatatattaataCAAATTGTTAAGCGGGTTGTTATTTCCAATCCATTTATTCTATTTTTTTTGCGGTATGACCTTGAGTAGATTTACACTCTGGGTTCGAATATGGGTAGGACTCTTGCAAATTGTTCTGGGCGTTTAAGTAGGATCATATCGGCTATCCAGGCGATATTACGTATTTCTTGTTGTTTCAGCTTTAGCCATGCGTAGAAAATTCCAAAGTGCAATTGCTGCTCGAAACACTGTTCACACAGCTTAACGCTTTCTGCATAGAAGTGATCTTCCAGTGAGCGTTCTCCCACGTCAAACTTTGAACTTCTTCCTTCGGCCTGCGGGCACATTATTAACAATGTGTTACACTTACTCTTCCAAGGCTACCCTTGCACATATCGTATAATCTAGCATACTTGGGGTACGGTGCTAGTGCTTGTTGCAGTGTTGCTTCGTTGAATGCTTTGCAGAGCCGTTCTGTACCGTATGGGTATAGGTATCCAATGCTGCTGTATAGTTTATTGCGGTCCTGCACTACTGAGCTAAGGTTAATACAGTTTAGCGTGAGTGCGAGATCCCTAAAATCGGCTTCCGTGCGCAGTATATGTCCCATGACTTCTGCGGAAGTGCCTCCCAGTGAGTTGGAGAATTCATAGAAGTCTTCCAACCATGCCTTCTTAAGGAAGCTCTTGAGCAGCGTAATACTGGAAGGATCTAGCACAGACTGCTTTTTGGAATCTGAAATGGCTGGCAGCACTCTCTCGAAGTAAGTCCCTAGGAACAATCAGTTGTATATTGCATAGCCTACCGATGGGTGTATCACAAAGGATGATACGGTGCAAGTCTTCTACTGACTGGCACATATCAGCGTCCATGAGGGTTTCTAGTCCTCGGAACCATCCTATAGGATCGACACGTTCCATGAGTTCTTCTGGCGTCTTTCTGTTGCTGACGCCTTGCAGTAGTGCGATGAGGTTGTCAATCATTTTTTCTCTCCTAGATATCATTATGTTTACATGCACGTTGCACCTACGCTACGAAGTCGAGAAATATGGCCAATTTGCCATCGGACtgctggcacaggtaccTGGGTCAGTATATGATTTTATGTGTTTGACATACGCAAAATCGTTTGCCAATTTTTCATTACATCTTCTTACTATGCTTGATGCGTTATTTATATCTTGTTCGTGATAGAACGCGGTACCGTAGTCGGTGCCCTCTAGTATGTTTCTCAGATCATCTAGATTTTCTGCtgttttcatttttttaTAGTCTAGGGGCGTCAGAAAGGTGGCTCTATAGCCTCTGACGATACCTTCTAGGTACCCATATTTAGCGTTGAAAAGTGCAAGTTCCATTTTGACTGACTATGGTGTATGCCTGCGCGTCACAGGTCGAGTTGGCTGGGTGAGTGTCGGAAGAGGTGTAAAGCCCAACTACGTCTTTCCCAGTTTTTTCTGAATTTTTGTTCTATTAATTTTGCGGTGATTGCTTCTGCGAGTTCTCCGCGCGTTGCTGACTCGCGTATGACCGCTGACGTGATATCGATGTTGCAGAATGCGTATACTGCTCTTGctagtgctactacttGCCTGTTCGTCAGATCCCAGAATGgtctatatatatctagTTCTGACATACATCTTTCGATATGTCGTTCAACGTTTTTGCGTATAGTTCTTTCCCATGTCCCTGCTATATACCCTGATTTGAAGTATGCTACAACGTATAGCAACACTAGTGGTCCTACTCCGAAGAAGTAGTTTGCTATGGCGAGTGTGATACAGATGATCATGACCAGTTGTGTTACTTTTGGGTGTTGCCATGAGAATAGGTTGAGGAACTTTTCATATCGCATGGTAAACAGGTTGATATAGTAGTTTCCTACTACTATTTGTCCTCTAGCTTTCCTTAACATTCCTATAACTGTCATTTTATGCTCCGTTTCCATATCAACATCACTTTCCAGTCCATCGTATTCCGATGGTTGTTTTGAATCATCTGGTGGCAGTATATCTCCTTCTTCTACATCTGACTGTCGTCTTCTTATTTTGTTGAcgtatatatgtttgatGTACGAATAGAGTCTCCCTCTTTTATTTGTATTTTCTGTCGTTACAATTTGGTCCTTGACACTACTCAGCTTTGGTTTTTCTGTTTGTTCTTCTTCTGACTTTGGTGTTGTACCTTTATCAGCATCTTCTTTTTGTATGCTATTGAATGCCTTGTATTCTTCTTCACCAGATTCCGAGTAACTGTCATCAACTTCCGACTCTTCACTTTCTTCAATGAATACAGGGTCCAGCGCGACGTCTTCCATATGCATTGTGTTTTTAACTTCGGGTATGACTGAGAAGTtttcatattcaacatCTTCTGGttttgtgtatatgttatcaGTTTCCGTTTTCTTCGTATGGCCTAGTATTAAACTTGCTTTTTGTTTGGACTTTCTATGTTTCCGAGGATTGTTAACTATGCGTATAGATTGTCCTGGTACTATTTGGAAGCTTTTAGATTTACGCTTACAGAATCCCTTTTCTCCTAATTTTGTGATTAGTTTACATCTGGGTGGCTTTGCACCTCTGACTGCATTTTGAAAGTTAGGCATTAATCCATCCTGTACTATATTATCTGTATAATCCATTTTCTTGGTCGTTGCAAACATGATAAGCGCTGATAGCATGGTATAAAGCAGCCTTATAAGATGTATTACTATGGTCGGTACAAATTGTGTTAGGGTTGTTCCAACTATATTAGGCATAGTATACATTCGCCGTGGCGATTCAATTTCTTCAAAATCCTCTTCTTCGTTAACCCATGGGTCATCACTTTCGGATTCTAGTGTTAATGGTTCCACTGCTGGTTGATATAGCGTCTCCTTTGCAACTTCTTGGGGGGATATGCTACGTTCCCATTTAGTGTCATTATCCACGTGTTCATTTATTGTTACATTTGTTCTGAATCGGTTAATCATTGGGAATTTGAATCTTGATTTCAAATCGGTATTTTCCGGTGGCGGTGACACGGGTTCATTTGggttatatttcatattgTTTGTTTTTGCTATACTGATTATTCCCTTACGTATAGATCCCAGTGGATTCATTTTTTTGGATACATTATTTTTTGCGATTGTTGTTGAATCGTTTGTTGGTGTTACCCTTGGTATGTCATCTCCTTGTTTGACCTCACTAGTGGATGGATTGTTATCGGTTTCTTCTTGTTTAGCAAAGAATCCTTTGTTGCTAGTCCTTCTGGTTAGTTGTGAGCTCATCTTTACATTTTCTCTTTCCACACTATGGTTTATTTCTCCCATTAAATTGTTGGTAATATCCAGTTTTACTGGAGATGCGCGTCGTGTACTGGGTGTTGTGTTTCTTGCTGACATTACACTTATTTTCCTATGTTTCGTTATCCATTTACGTCTTCTTACAAAGGTGAATGTATGTGCTTCCTTATACCACACTGACGTCCAGTTTTTTGCATACATCCATCCATTTTCATCTGTTTCTTCTGAGATTAGCACTTTCGCTTTATTGATGATGTTAGGTGGTATGGATACCATCCTGCCATCTTTTGAGGACATATTCGGTCTGTCATAGAACCTTAGGCATTCTTTGCTGTAGACTCCCAGTACTGACTTGCGTTCATTTTCATACCACTCTCTGCTAAGTTCTTCTACGGGTGGCGTGATTGACATTATTCTCAGTGGTCTTCGTTGTTGCAACTCCTCCGCTGGGTTTACTGCTTCATCGTTAAGTTTTGTACATACTCTAATCCTGTGCAGCAGATGTAGCGTTTGTATATCTCCCATTCCACCTGCTAGTGTAATGAATAAAGTCATCATGATATACTTGAGAGTGAATATTACGTTTTGTAGCCACGGCACAACTCCCCAGGGGTACGGCGGTGGATAGTAGTATATGGAGTGCATTGCCTTGAGTACGCTGTGTCCATCTGCTGGTTTGATGTTATCCAATGAGTTTGGTGCTATATGGTTGAGGAATAACCCCGCTAGGTACGAGTGTACTATACCCTTATGATTGCAGGATTCCACTTGTGTCCCTGGGTGTGAGATATATGAAACGTATGGGTTCATAGCTTGGTTTGGTGTTAGCATTGGGTGATCTCTGTGTTCTATCGTTACTGCATGTTCCTTTCCAATCATTCCATCTACACAGTATGATGACGACCTGTTACGTATATCTCGgtcttttatatataccttCCGCGTGACTAGGATTCTCGCGTTTACTACTTCATTTACTACATGGCTATTCTGGTTAAGGAACGCCTTTCGTTTGGTGCATATGGCACAAACCGGTTTAGGCAGTAGCAGGAACTTGAGCGTTATTCTTTGTGGCAATATTGCCACTAGCAGTGGGTATTTCAGCAGGATGCCGGTGATTGACTTTCTGTAGTCTGCGTTGCACATGAGTGAGTAGAACATGAGTGGCATCATTACAAATAGCATTAGCTTATCTTGGTAGAACCCTAGTGCCAGTATTATGTACACTATCCAGAATATAGATACCGTTGTGCTTTTGAATTGGAGTACACGTGTAACATATCCTCCTAGTGTTTTAATGGTTCTATATGCCGCCACTACCCGCTTAATATTGGTCATTAGCATATGCAATCCACCTGATGTCGACGCTTTTGTTGCGTTCCCTAGGTATTCTTGTGGCGAGTGGTGTGATATCTTGACTGGGTCCATGAAGTTTCCATAGTGTTTCGGTGTAACTATTGATAGTACAATATACCCTGGTTGCGGTACCTTTGCTTTGACTTTTGAGGTATTGATCACTGAGTTCGGATTCGGGATATCAGATAGGTTTAGTCTTTTCTGGTTCAGTGGGTTAACTGCTTCTATATGCTTCAGGATGCATGTTTTTGGCTTGGATGGCTCCACTACACTGAAGTCGCAATTGGTTATTGCTGCACTCccaatatacatatcaCTGCTTGTAACAACGTGTACCCATACGTAATCATGTGTGAAATTTTGGTACATTGGCAGGTATATGCACGCATCCTCTCCGTATGTAAATGATCGTTTGCGTATTATTACCTTTCGTTTCTCTGATCCTTTATTCAATCCCCAGAGCTTCGATAACATGTTATATCCCTGTCCATGTGGCACTGTGTTTGTTGCGTTATTCTGCTTCACCTTTTGTTTATCTTCCTCCatgttttcaacagcaccTGGTGTTAAGTTAGCTTGTCGCTTTAGATATTCTCGCTGCAGTACTAACTGATCGCTGCATAAATCTGGGCTACGATCTCTTGCTGAATTCCGTTGATTTTCCTGTCCATGCAGTTCTTCATCACCGGACACATTGGACCATGTGCGGTGTATTTCTGGTTCACCACCTTGTGTTGGTAATGGTAGGTTAAGGACATAGAAGCTGCTGTTATGTTCCACTATGCAGGACAGCGAAACTCCATCTGGGAGTGGTACGTGTAGTAGTTGCATTATACTTAGTTTCATGAATGTGAATGCTGCTTTCCTTCTTGGTGTGGTTTCCATGTTATGCGATTTTGGGAAGAATTCTAGATGCCATAGGTAGAATGGCAATCTCCATGCAAGGTGTTTACTACGGATGGAATTTTGATTCACAAAGTTGCGAAGCGACCCGTATTTAACTGTGCATAGTACTGCTAGTGTCCAATCAGCTGCTACTTTATAATTGCTGGTTGCCAACCAGAGTACACTATCATCGGTATACAGCTTGGCTGTTGATCTTCCAACGCGATTGTCGGCGTCTATATCTCGGAATATGTCGTTGATGTTGTCTCCCGAGAGCGGTGCTTTATTTTTGAAGTTGCTGAAGTCGGGTCCTTTATCACcgatatatatctttgGTGGCTTCACAACAAGCTTCCATTCGTAGAATCTCCTTGGCCCTTGCGTATCTGCTTTGAATTCTGCTCCTGCGATCATCCAGCTTGCTGTTGCGTATCTCAGTGTTAATGATAGGTTTTCAGGGTCACATTTCCTACATTTTGGCGGTTTCCGGAAGGAATACAGCCTATCGTTGTGTAGAACAATGTAACATCGTTTATAGCGCCTGGTGTGTGACGTGCGTCTAAACAGCCACTGTTGCATAGTAAATCGGCATTGTGGCGGCAGTGAGTGGCTTTCAGGTGTTCTATCACCTGCAGCCGTGTAATGTGCAtccattgcgatattgtaTACTGCAATGGTGACTATGTGTAACCTCGTGATTCCAACAACACTACACAGTACATTAAGAGACATTATTTTTAATCACTATAACACAGTTCTTCAATCATATCTTCCAATCTATCAAGTTCTGCTGCGACATGGCGGTCAATTCCATCTGCATGGCACATTCTGAGCGCGTTGAAGGCATCCGACCCGCTGTAATAGCACTTGGTCAATGGATCTAGATAACGTGCTGGTTTGCCTGTAATGGCACATATTTGCGTTAGGGCCTCCTTTGTATCGTTAAATGACGCCACTGCTTCTTCATAGTACTCTGGAACTTTGCCACTGGTGAACATGTATAACTCCAATGGCTTCTCGACGTCATGTTTTGACGGTATGGTTGGTGCTTCTTGTCCTTCTTCTGTAGCTTTTCCAACGATGGAGAGCAGTGAGTTCCAGCATACCCATATGTCGTAGTTACCCTTGTAATTCCATTTTTTGATTTCTTCGTAGTACTTTTTCTCATCTTCCTGGTAATATTGACTAGACATCAGATAGAACATACCCATGCCTTCATTTTTTCAAGTGAGCGTGTATTAGCTGCTTCGTTCTTGAGTGCCATTTCCATCAATTGTTCCTGTGTAAGGTGTTTTTTCTTAGTTTCCTGGCGTTTATGGGCGGCTCCTGCTGACATTTCGGTTTTTATTAGATCACGTTTCCGTTCCATTTCGTTGGCGGCTTTAGTCTTAATTTTAGTGGACGCTCTTACAGAGCGGTCCGTTAGAACTTCATTTCCTTGTGTTGCAAATTCTTTAGTTTTTATTTTACGCTCGGGGGGTGTGGACTTGGTGACCTAATACGTATCCATCTCATATTGCTAGACTTACATTCTGTCGCCTTATATCCCGCTTGGCAATTTGTTGCCTTTTTAATGCTGGATCGACATAAGAACCGTGTTTGCGTGTTTTCTTTTCTTTTAGATATGATTCATCCACTTCCTCATCTGATTTCTGCGGCGCGTGAGTAGGTATTCAGCAGAACGTACATCAGTTTCAGGGTCGTCAAAGTCAGAGTCGGTGGAGTATGCGTATTGCTCTTCCCCTTCACTGCAGTTGTAATCTTCATCAactgcttcttcttccCATGTGTTATGTCCCCAAAACTGCTGATCCTTTTCAAGTTCTTCTCCAAGTAGttgtgtatatctatactgattacattttctttatttCAACTTACTTCTTCCCGCGAGTTTCTCTTTTAGGTAGCTCCAAGGCCACGCCAACGCTCATTTCATCGAAGGAAGACTCGTCATCCGATTCTTCAAAATCGGAGTCTTCCTCATCGTCATCGCTTGTATCTTCACTAGAAGTCATTTCTGGCTCTTCTTCTTCGTCATAAGTTTTATTGTCTTCCACTTGAGCTTTGCTATCAGGAGAATGCTCATCTATTTCTTCTCGAGCGCTTGTCATTTTAGTTGAGCGTTCAAAAGTCCACTATGCCTTGCGATATATGATTGTGgctagtatatataatgcgatagtttatatattcttttgTAGTTATTATTTTAACAGTTATGTACAAATTGTAGTGATTAGGTCAGTAACGTGGGTCACCGATTCCCACATATGACGTTCTACTTTAGATAGCAACACATTATGGCTATCTAGTGGCACTCGGTACATCTTTTGCCACTGGCTAGAGATGTACCGCTGCCGTTTTTCTTTATGCACGTCTGCTGGTCGTTTTGCATACACACTTCTTCCTAGGAGGCTGGGATCTGCTGGTATAGCAACGGCTTCTTCAGACCAAGAGTACCTAGAAAGATGGAAGTTGCTTTACCAGTACACTAAACGGCTTGCTAGGAACAAGGTTGACCTCACGGGTACCAAGTGTGCTATACTGCTCTTCAGTATACACCAGGTTCTACTGGACCAGAGCGTGATTCGCGGTTACTCAAAAGGGGACAGGGTGACTTATTTATGGGACCCTCGTACCCATACAGGCAACGTAGTCAGTGAGTTACCATCTTCTCTACGCCATGGACCTGATGTCGCTTTAATAGACACCAAGGAATTGATACGTTACTTTCGTTTTATGGCTATCCTGAGGCCGTATTATACCTTATCATGTGTAAAAAAGGATATATGTCTTGACCGGAGGCATATGGATACACCAGAGGAGCGCCCTGTGGAGTTGAAACAACCTGGTTTACCAAAGGATCAAGGGGACTTGTACTCTTCAGTGTTTACTAACTTGCTAGCTGATAACACATTACCCAGTCGTCCACAATATCGCACTAGTACAAAATCGCAAATCGGACCCCTGCGAATATCTTCGGATGACATTATAGTCTATCCCAGGCAGTTTACGGAGCCACTGTACATTGACGTGGGATTGGAGCCCTTGGACAACTGTAACCACGTTACTTCACATGATACTATATACTTAGTAGAAAAGTGCCTAGAGGAGCTACTGACCATGTTATTAGTTTTACTTCAGGACCATAACACAGTGAGTGCACGATGCGTGGTTCCCATGTTTGTGGTCACGATGCTATATGGCCCGAAGATGCAAGTAAGGCACAAGGGGGGTATATTAGAGTCATACAAGCAATTTCACAGCGGGGTGTTGCACTCGGTCATTGCCGATAACGTCACGGACCTGTCCTACAGGTATGTTAGTTATTTTCCCATCACAATATCTAGGAGCATTGCATACCTCATGAACTCCTGTTTAAATTTAAATGACATGAAACTACTTTGCCGTATTGCTACCTCGAAATTACAGGGGTCTGCATATATCCCTCTAGAGTGGTTGGAGAACATATGCTATGCATGTTCTAGGGCTTACTATGATGCTGATGACATATACCACGCTGCATCTAAGCACATAGCTATTCATGGTCATGGCGGGAGTGCTGCCGCATGCTTGAATTTACTGTGGAGCTTTTCGCGCGTAGGCAAGGCTCATATGGTGGAATCGATTTTAGTCCCTCGCATTTGCGAGTTCAGTGCAGGCGAGTTGCGCTCTCTTAGTCCTGGATTGCGCCTTCGTGCTGCGGCATCTCTGAAGGAGTACTTACCAGCTCACTTAATGGCCACTCTTACTGCAGATTGAATACCAGTGTAATATCTATAGCTAAAGACATTATTGTTCATTTAGCAGTTCATCAAGGTCATCATTCCATGCTTGTTTGGTTTTTTCCAGGTCAACCTTGACATCGGCAGCGAACGATCGCTGTGCAGTTACTTTCGTTTGTACTTGTTCCGTGGTGACTGACAAGATGTCTTCCGGTTCGTTTGCGGGTTCTGACACTCGTGCCGATGGCGGCCACGGCTCATTTGCTAATATCTCGTCGTATATATCCAAATCATCATCCCATACCTGCTTGGCTGTGTTGAGACGTTCGGGGGCAGTTATGGGTTCCTTCACTGGTTGCCCTGATGTCTTGTTCATGTTACATTGTTCTGTAAGTGAACTGTCTGATATAACAGCTGTATTGGGGTTTATATCATGTTCCCGAGAAGTAGGTTCTTTCCCATATGCAGACTCCGTTTCAACGTGTTCTGCAACTTGTGTTACATTGGGGTTATAACCGCACTTTATAGCCGAGGAACGTATAAATTCCATATCAAGCTCGAAGTCGAGGACACGAGTGGGTTGCACGAAAATCAATTGAAGTGGCGTCAATTGCTTCTGATGCATACGCGACATGCTTTGGATAGCTTCCATTAAATAATCCTCCTTCAAACTCATAGAGGATTTGCTTAAGTCAGCGTACATATTATGTATTTTCCCATTTATTTCCTTCAAATGTGCATTCTCATCACTTAGTCGTTCGATTGTCACCTGAAGCTCGGCTACTTGTCTCTGTAAATCTAGGTAAGCACAATAATCTATTTCATGTGGCGACTTTGAGGCCTTGTTAGCTGATACTGACCTAAGGTGGACTACTTCACGGGCCAACATCCTGGCAATGGCTATTGCCCTGTCCTGCCTGGACATAGCATCTCTAAGGCGCTGTTCAATGGGTATATTCCCAGTTATTAAAGAGTTACGTTCTTCGGCAATCAACTCAATCTGTGCGTTTGCGATTTTAAGCTGGTCCTTGAGGCTTCGTATTTCAGCGGCACGTTCGGAGACCTCAGCACAGCGAGTCTTCATCACGTTAA
This window harbors:
- a CDS encoding 26S proteasome non-ATPase regulatory subunit 3 family protein translates to MVEKENKINEAPASTTTNISGDAFRELLQHCTALIEAAVAKVDGRFMVRLIHHIKTLRSMLKKHDATTLPILKQSIAIYISGNNNCPVSAMALEYLPDIGTEEDDKQEGVKVPYPVAPMLGVEEFLAKNSNLGETKILMLTLALIYLIDLKKFEEAMQFAEHLAKYVLEFKSKIMDHLAAKVYFYYARAFELGGRFNQTRTFLMNVYRKACLHHEPMTEAVTFNCVVRNLVHHKLYSSAATLLMKTTFPESLSASTQYARYLYYCGNILAVQLEYSEAHNKLMQALRKAPQSDNAAFGFKLATTKMAVIVSLLMGDVPSKSTFTNPIMKRNLEPYEEVVITVMNGDLIEFSKVCGKYKTLFEKDDTMFLISRLRHNVIKGGLRKINLAYSRIPIEKVAQKLGINSVEETECIIAKAISDGIIEATIHHEEKYMESKANVNLYTSEQPMMAFNKRINFCLKLHSNAIQAMRYPDEPDITRHQTPKMVIDEEQIAAIVEEEGLGDGDML
- a CDS encoding putative vacuolar ATP synthase subunit d yields the protein MELALFNAKYGYLEGIVRGYRATFLTPLDYKKMKTAENLDDLRNILEGTDYGTAFYHEQDINNASSIVRRCNEKLANDFAYLCQQSDGKLAIFLDFVAREKMIDNLIALLQGVSNRKTPEELMERVDPIGWFRGLETLMDADMCQSVEDLHRIILCDTPIGTYFERVLPAISDSKKQSVLDPSSITLLKSFLKKAWLEDFYEFSNSLGGTSAEVMGHILRTEADFRDLALTLNCINLSSVVQDRNKLYSSIGYLYPYGTERLCKAFNEATLQQALAPYPKYARLYDMCKGSLGRAEGRSSKFDVGERSLEDHFYAESVKLCEQCFEQQLHFGIFYAWLKLKQQEIRNIAWIADMILLKRPEQFARVLPIFEPRV
- a CDS encoding putative integral membrane protein; its protein translation is MDAHYTAAGDRTPESHSLPPQCRFTMQQWLFRRTSHTRRYKRCYIVLHNDRLYSFRKPPKCRKCDPENLSLTLRYATASWMIAGAEFKADTQGPRRFYEWKLVVKPPKIYIGDKGPDFSNFKNKAPLSGDNINDIFRDIDADNRVGRSTAKLYTDDSVLWLATSNYKVAADWTLAVLCTVKYGSLRNFVNQNSIRSKHLAWRLPFYLWHLEFFPKSHNMETTPRRKAAFTFMKLSIMQLLHVPLPDGVSLSCIVEHNSSFYVLNLPLPTQGGEPEIHRTWSNVSGDEELHGQENQRNSARDRSPDLCSDQLVLQREYLKRQANLTPGAVENMEEDKQKVKQNNATNTVPHGQGYNMLSKLWGLNKGSEKRKVIIRKRSFTYGEDACIYLPMYQNFTHDYVWVHVVTSSDMYIGSAAITNCDFSVVEPSKPKTCILKHIEAVNPLNQKRLNLSDIPNPNSVINTSKVKAKVPQPGYIVLSIVTPKHYGNFMDPVKISHHSPQEYLGNATKASTSGGLHMLMTNIKRVVAAYRTIKTLGGYVTRVLQFKSTTVSIFWIVYIILALGFYQDKLMLFVMMPLMFYSLMCNADYRKSITGILLKYPLLVAILPQRITLKFLLLPKPVCAICTKRKAFLNQNSHVVNEVVNARILVTRKVYIKDRDIRNRSSSYCVDGMIGKEHAVTIEHRDHPMLTPNQAMNPYVSYISHPGTQVESCNHKGIVHSYLAGLFLNHIAPNSLDNIKPADGHSVLKAMHSIYYYPPPYPWGVVPWLQNVIFTLKYIMMTLFITLAGGMGDIQTLHLLHRIRVCTKLNDEAVNPAEELQQRRPLRIMSITPPVEELSREWYENERKSVLGVYSKECLRFYDRPNMSSKDGRMVSIPPNIINKAKVLISEETDENGWMYAKNWTSVWYKEAHTFTFVRRRKWITKHRKISVMSARNTTPSTRRASPVKLDITNNLMGEINHSVERENVKMSSQLTRRTSNKGFFAKQEETDNNPSTSEVKQGDDIPRVTPTNDSTTIAKNNVSKKMNPLGSIRKGIISIAKTNNMKYNPNEPVSPPPENTDLKSRFKFPMINRFRTNVTINEHVDNDTKWERSISPQEVAKETLYQPAVEPLTLESESDDPWVNEEEDFEEIESPRRMYTMPNIVGTTLTQFVPTIVIHLIRLLYTMLSALIMFATTKKMDYTDNIVQDGLMPNFQNAVRGAKPPRCKLITKLGEKGFCKRKSKSFQIVPGQSIRIVNNPRKHRKSKQKASLILGHTKKTETDNIYTKPEDVEYENFSVIPEVKNTMHMEDVALDPVFIEESEESEVDDSYSESGEEEYKAFNSIQKEDADKGTTPKSEEEQTEKPKLSSVKDQIVTTENTNKRGRLYSYIKHIYVNKIRRRQSDVEEGDILPPDDSKQPSEYDGLESDVDMETEHKMTVIGMLRKARGQIVVGNYYINLFTMRYEKFLNLFSWQHPKVTQLVMIICITLAIANYFFGVGPLVLLYVVAYFKSGYIAGTWERTIRKNVERHIERCMSELDIYRPFWDLTNRQVVALARAVYAFCNIDITSAVIRESATRGELAEAITAKLIEQKFRKNWERRSWALHLFRHSPSQLDL